The following nucleotide sequence is from Mesorhizobium sp. J8.
AGGTCTTTGCCGAGCACTGGGACGACACGTTCCTGTTCCGCGTGAACGACGCTGGACCGTACTGGCGTCTCGTTCGTGCGCCGATAGGTGACCCGTCACCGTCGTGCTGGAAGGAGGTCGTTCCGCATCGATCGGGCGTGACCATCGAGGAAATCCATGTGCTCGACCAGCACTTGGTTCTTTTGGAGCGAGAGGGCCTCCGCCCACGCCTGGTCTCGCGTGACAGAAGCGGGCAGGTTGGGGCCACGATCATTCCCGATGAGCCGAGTTGCACTCTGAAGGTGGGCCTATCAGCAGGTGGTAGCTATTCGGTCGCCCGGCATCCGTTCCGAAGCTCGAAGATTATCTACTCGGTTAGCTCGTTTGTGACGCCGGACACCGTCGTCGAGCATGATCTCGTCCACGACCGACCGACGGTCCTATACCAGGCCCGCGTTCCAGGGTATGACCGAACTCAATACGTGGCAAGGGTCGTCATGGCGGAGGCAGAAGACGGGGTTCAGGTCCCGATTTCGTTGGCCGCGCGCCGCGATCGAACGAGCCCTGGGCCGGTTGTACTGCGTGTCTATGGGTGTTACGGATCATCGAGATGGCCGTCGTTCATGACTTGGCCCTCATTCATGACTGCTCGCTTGAGCCTGCTCGACCGCGGGGTTGCATTCGGTTGGGTGCATGTGCGGGGGGGGGGCGAGCTCGGACGCCTATGGCACGAGGCGGCTACCCGCGATCGGAAACGTATTACACACACAGATCTGATCGCCGCTGCCGAGGGGCTAGTTGAGCGGGGGATCGCCACCCGCGACGGAATCGTAATCGAGGGCGCCAGCGCCGGCGGGGGTGTTGTGCTTGCCACGGCTGCCTTGCGGCCCGACTTGTTCCGCGCAGTGCTCGCTGAGGTTCCGCTCGCCGATATCCTGGATACCGAGATGGGATTCACGATGCCGTACGCGCTTCAGGAAACGGCGGAGTATGGGGACCCCCACATCGCCGACGACTATCGGTACCTGCGCAGCTACGATCCGTACTACAACCTCGGCCCGGATCGGCCACTTCCGCCCACGTATATCGACGCCGCCTTCGATGACGGCCAGGTGCTCTTTTACCAGCCCGCTCGCTATGTGGCGCAGCGTCGGTCTTGCGCGGGCAATCGCGACCCTAACCTTGTATTTCGCATGCGGATGGTAGGCGGCCACAGCGGTGCTTCACATGGGCCTAGCGTAGCCGAGGAAAGAGCATTTCGAATGGCTTGGGTGCTCGACCATCTCCAACGATCGAGCGGCTAAGCCCCTGCTCACGGCTCGAAAGCTGCTGCAGGGTAAGCATCCGAGTTGCGCCGCCTCTTAATTTAGGAGGTGTCGGATTTTGGCCTGACTGTCCTTGTTGACGTCAAAAAAGAGCAGTGCGGAATTGGATCGCCTTGAGGTTATCGCGACTGGTCGTTGTCGCCGTTTTAGCAAAGAGATGAAGCTCCAGATCGTTGCCGAGGGCTATTCGGAGCCGGGATTTTGTGCGGCCACGGCGCGGCGTCATGGCATTTCGCGCTTGC
It contains:
- a CDS encoding prolyl oligopeptidase family serine peptidase gives rise to the protein MGEEGLQPPLPRAEPRVRVLHGDVTIDSYGWLRDRERPDARAYLEAENSYAEQATAHLARLKAELIAEIEGRQPCEDGPPAFQVGLFEYFQRQELGLSHPAWWRRPATGGSAELVLDPNAIPGAEVFYSLGVFEPSDDGRYLAFSFDLIGNESYEFAVRDMANGRDVWRESCRVGRVVWATDNHTLFFTRERTDRKQHDHIVRLDVEVGNPEVVFEEANERLEVLIRRSGSGAWLFIDVLTTWDLSTPVQRGAAEVWCLPAHEPGGRWCRIITRELGYEVFAEHWDDTFLFRVNDAGPYWRLVRAPIGDPSPSCWKEVVPHRSGVTIEEIHVLDQHLVLLEREGLRPRLVSRDRSGQVGATIIPDEPSCTLKVGLSAGGSYSVARHPFRSSKIIYSVSSFVTPDTVVEHDLVHDRPTVLYQARVPGYDRTQYVARVVMAEAEDGVQVPISLAARRDRTSPGPVVLRVYGCYGSSRWPSFMTWPSFMTARLSLLDRGVAFGWVHVRGGGELGRLWHEAATRDRKRITHTDLIAAAEGLVERGIATRDGIVIEGASAGGGVVLATAALRPDLFRAVLAEVPLADILDTEMGFTMPYALQETAEYGDPHIADDYRYLRSYDPYYNLGPDRPLPPTYIDAAFDDGQVLFYQPARYVAQRRSCAGNRDPNLVFRMRMVGGHSGASHGPSVAEERAFRMAWVLDHLQRSSG